AGATAAAACGCGAACATAATGGCCGGAACGAATTTCACACAGACAAATCGCCAATGGATAGCAAGAACTTATTTGCAACTTGAATAATGTCATTTGGCCCTTGTATTCGTTGGTAATTTCACAAAGACCAGGCAAATTTTATGCGCACGATCATCGAGCCGTTTCGGATTAAGATGACGGAGCCGATCAAGCACACCACGCGCGAAGGGAGAATCGCGGCGCTTGAAAAAGCTCATTACAACGTCTTCTTGCTCGATGCGGAGGATTGCCCTATCGATCTGCTGACCGATAGCGGCACGGGCGCAATGTCCACCGAGCAATGGGCAGCTTTAATGTTAGGTGATGAGAGTTACGCGGGAAGCAAATCGTGGAAAAAATTTGAAGCCACGGTGAAAAAGATCACCGGCATGAAGCACGTTTTTCCCACCCACCAGGGTCGCGCCGCTGAAGGCATTCTCGCGCAGACACGATTGCAGCCGGGCGATGTCATTCCCAACAACAGCCATTTTGACACGACACGCGCGAATATCGAATTCGTTCACGCGCACGCGGTGGATTTGCTCTGCAAAGAAGGATTTGATACCGACCTCGAAGCGCCGTTTAAAGGCGATATGGACCTCGGCAAATTGGAGCGCTGCATCGCCGAGCATGGCAAAGAGAAAATTCCCTTTTGCATGATCACGGTGACGAACAACACCGGCGGTGGCCAGCCGGTGTCGATGGCCAACATTCGCGAAGTGAAACGCATTTTGCAAAAACATGGCATCCCGCTGGTGATCGATGCGTGTCGCTTCGCGGAGAATGCGTATTTCATTCACGAGCGCGAAGCCGGCTATCGC
This genomic stretch from candidate division KSB1 bacterium harbors:
- a CDS encoding tryptophanase, whose translation is MRTIIEPFRIKMTEPIKHTTREGRIAALEKAHYNVFLLDAEDCPIDLLTDSGTGAMSTEQWAALMLGDESYAGSKSWKKFEATVKKITGMKHVFPTHQGRAAEGILAQTRLQPGDVIPNNSHFDTTRANIEFVHAHAVDLLCKEGFDTDLEAPFKGDMDLGKLERCIAEHGKEKIPFCMITVTNNTGGGQPVSMANIREVKRILQKHGIPLVIDACRFAENAYFIHEREAGYRGETLLEIAQEMFSYADAATMSAKKDGLANIGGFLVCNDDRWAEDFRNALILREGFPTYGGLAGRDLEVIAVGLMEALDYDYQVYRHATIEYMGRKLQKLGIPHVRPVGGHAVFLDAKAMLPHIPPLQYPGIGLVNELYVDGGIRSVEIGSVMFGRFDKSGREVPAPLELVRLAFPRRVYTQSHFDYMIEVLEDVWRNRDKIPGYRITYQPKFLRHFSCHFEIQ